The genomic stretch ACAGCGCGGGGACACGCAGCGTACCCACCAGGGCCGGCAGGTCCCACGGACGCGGCTGACGCAGACCGGCGAGGAGCTGCTCGGCGTCGGCGGCGGCGATCGCCTCGGTCGCGTGCGCGATGTCCTCCGGACGCCACTGGGGATGGTTGCTGCGGAGCTGGAGTTCTAGATGTTCGGGGTCCGAACGCGCGACCGTGGTCGCCGCGACGACCGCCTCGACGAGGGCGCCGCGGTCCTCCTCCCGGGAGCTGAGCGGCTCCTCCAGAACGACCGCCTGGGCGAGGTCGACGAACCGGTTCGCCAGGGCCAGGGCGACGACGGCGCCGAGCCCGTGGCCCGCGATGACGTCGACCCGGCCGGGCAGGCGTTCGGCGACGCCCTGCACCAGCGTCGGCAGGTCCAGTGGGCGCCCGTCGTGCGGACTGTCGCCGTGGCCGGGCAGTTCGACCGTGCTCACCTGCCATCCCCGGTCGGCCAGTGCGGGGCCGACCCACCACCACGTGGAGGACTGGGACAGCTCTCCGTGCACCAACAGAATCCGGCCGCGCACAGGTCCGGGGCGCTCCCACCGAATGGTCATGCCGCATATGTAAGCGGACCGGCGATCTTTCGCCACGCCTTCCCCGCCTGACCACCGCTTTTGGCCACTGGCAGGAGCGGCACCGGAACGCGCTGGTGCGACGGCCGAGGTGAGCGATGCCCGGGAAACGTACCCGTCGGCGGGCTGGGCGGGTTCCTACCGGCCGTGCGTCGTCGGCGCGCCCCTCTATCTTGACGGGGAGCGATCGGAGGGGCCGGGTGCTGCGCGCCCCGCCGGGCCGGTCGACGACCTCCGGCGGCCGGGTGCTGCCGGCCACCTAGCGAAGGAGGCGTCCGTGCGGTCGCGGACCTACCGTCAACGAGACCTTGCGTGCACCGAGTACTTCCTCGACGTACCGCTGGACCACACCCGACCCGACGGCGAGCGGATCGAGGTCTACGCGCGCGAGGTCGTGGACGCGGCGAAGGTCCACGCCGACCTGCCGCGGCTGGTGTATCTGCAGGGAGGACCCGGCGGCAAGGCACAGCGCCCGACCGGCCGGAGCGGATGGCTCGACCGCGCGCTGCGCGACTACCGTGTGGTCCTCCTCGACCAGCGGGGGACCGGCCTGTCCACCCCGGCCAACCGGCAGACCCTGCCACGACGGGGCGACGCCCGCGCCCAGGCGGACTACCTCACCCACTTCCGCGCTGACTCCATCGTCGCCGACGCCGAAGTCCTGCGCCGCGAACTCCAGGGAGACCAGCCGTGGAGCGCGCTCGGTCAAAGCTACGGCGGCTTCTGCGCCCTCACCTACCTCTCCTTCGCGCCGGAAGGACTCAAGGAGGTGTTCGTCACCGGCGGCCTGCCGCCCCTGTACGGGGGAGCGGACGACGTGTACGCGCTCACTTACGAGCGCACGGCGGAGAAGAACGCACGCTACTTCGACCGCCATCCCGGCGACCGCGACCTGTGTGCGCGGATCGTGGAACACCTGTGCAACAACGAGGTTCACCTGCCGACCGGTGAACGCCTCACCGCCCGACGGTTCCAGACGGCGGGCATGGGGCTGGGCATGCGTGGAAACTTCGACGGCCTGCACTACCTGCTTGAGGAGGCGTTCGTCGACGGCGTCCGTGGGCCCGAGCTGTCCGACACGTTTCTGACAGGAGTTGCGGGTGGGGTGAGCTTTGTGACCAACCCGCTGTACGCGGTGCTGCACGAGTCGATCTACTGCCAGGGCGAGGCTTCGGACTGGTCGGCCGAACGCCTGTACGCGCAGCGGCCGGAGTTCGCCCTCGACGCGGACACGCCGTTCCTGTTCACCGGCGAGATGATCTACCCGTTCGTGTTCGACGCCGATCCGGCGCTCGTTCCGCTGAGGGAGGCCGCCGACCTGCTCGCGGCCAAGGACGACTGGTCGGCGCTGTACGACCTGGATCGCCTTGCTCACAACGAGGTTCCGACGTACGCCGCGGTGTACTACGAGGACATGTACGTCGCCCGCGAGCATTCGCTGGCCACCGCCAACACGGTCGCCCGCCTCACCCCGTGGATCACCAACGAGCACGAGCACGACGGCCTGCGGTTGGGGGGTGTCTTCGGGCGGCTCCTCGATCTGGCGCGGGAGACCCCTTGAGCCTCTGCCGGGTTTTTGTCCACAGGTAGCGGATCGGCGTGTTTTCGGGGTCGCGTTGTGGACAACGGGTTACCTGTCGGTGGCAGCCTGTAGAGTTCGAACATGTATTCGATGACGCAGGATCTTCCCGGCGCAGGCGGCAATGGCGCCGTCGCCCGGTTGACGGCTGCGGTCGCCACCATCCGCGCCGGACTCGACGAGGCCCTGGCCACCCCGACCACCTCGGTGGAAGCCGCCCAGATGGGGGCGCTGATCGGCGAACTCGGGGTCGAGGACTCCCGCTTCGACGCGCTGAAGCTGCAG from Actinopolymorpha sp. NPDC004070 encodes the following:
- a CDS encoding alpha/beta hydrolase, translating into MTIRWERPGPVRGRILLVHGELSQSSTWWWVGPALADRGWQVSTVELPGHGDSPHDGRPLDLPTLVQGVAERLPGRVDVIAGHGLGAVVALALANRFVDLAQAVVLEEPLSSREEDRGALVEAVVAATTVARSDPEHLELQLRSNHPQWRPEDIAHATEAIAAADAEQLLAGLRQPRPWDLPALVGTLRVPALFLVAPDEPHPSGTGRLSTLRGLDRLAAERCVPADRFVVLSGGHHLHRDVPEQWLRAVTSFTDEVCPPRER
- a CDS encoding alpha/beta fold hydrolase, translated to MRSRTYRQRDLACTEYFLDVPLDHTRPDGERIEVYAREVVDAAKVHADLPRLVYLQGGPGGKAQRPTGRSGWLDRALRDYRVVLLDQRGTGLSTPANRQTLPRRGDARAQADYLTHFRADSIVADAEVLRRELQGDQPWSALGQSYGGFCALTYLSFAPEGLKEVFVTGGLPPLYGGADDVYALTYERTAEKNARYFDRHPGDRDLCARIVEHLCNNEVHLPTGERLTARRFQTAGMGLGMRGNFDGLHYLLEEAFVDGVRGPELSDTFLTGVAGGVSFVTNPLYAVLHESIYCQGEASDWSAERLYAQRPEFALDADTPFLFTGEMIYPFVFDADPALVPLREAADLLAAKDDWSALYDLDRLAHNEVPTYAAVYYEDMYVAREHSLATANTVARLTPWITNEHEHDGLRLGGVFGRLLDLARETP